The window GAGAGCGTTCCGCCGCGCGGCGTGATCCATCCGTTGCCCACGGCCACGACGGCGCCGACCGGCCAGGTGCACACGCCAACACTCTGGACGGAGCGCATGCAGGTGCCGCGCGGCGATTCGGCACGGGCCGAGCACATCAACTCCCTGATCGGGATGGAACTGCCCATGACCGCCGTCCAGCCCGGGGGGGATGACTGATGCCCGACTGGCTCGCCGCCGCCCTGATCACCCTGCTGAAGGCCGTGCTGGTGATCTTCGCGCTGCTCACCACCTTCGCGTACATGACCCTCGTGGAGCGCCGCCTGCTGGCCCGCATGCAGCTGCGCCCCGGTCCGAACCGCGTGGGGCCGCTGGGCCTGCTGCAACCTCTCGCAGACGCCATCAAGAGCATCTTCAAGGAGGATGTGAGCGTCACGCTGGCCGACAAGCTGGTGTACACGCTCGCGCCCATCGTGGCGATTGCCATGGCGCTGTCGGCCTTCGGGGGCCTGCCCGCTGGCCCGGCCAACAGCCTGTTCGGGGAAGACCCGTGGGTGTACAACCTGAATACGGGCGTCCTCGCGCTGCTCGCGTTGACCAGCATGGGCGTGTACGGCATCTTCCTGGGCGGCTGGGCGTCGGGCAGCAAGTACCCGATCCTGGGCGGCCTGCGGTCGAGCGCACAGATGATCAGCTACGAACTCGGCATGGGCCTGAGCCTGCTGGGCCTGCTGATGCTGGTCGGTACGACGTCCTTTCAGGGCATCGTGATCTGGCAGGCCACGCACGGCTGGCTGATCCTGTTCCAGTCGCTGGGCTTCGCGCTGTTCCTGATCAGCTCGTTCGCGGAGACGAACCGCACGCCCTTCGACCTGCCGGAAGCCGAGCAGGAGATCGTCGCCGGGTACCTCACGGAATACTCCGCGATCAAGTGGGCGCTGTTTCAGATGGCCGAATACGTGAACATGATCACCGCGTCGGCTGTAATGAGCACGCTGTTCTTCGGCGGCTGGAAAGGCCCGCAGTTCCTGAACGGGATCATCCCCGGCATCAGCGACTGGCCGATCATCTGGCTGGTCGTGAAGATCGCGTTCTTCCTCTTCACCTTCATCTGGGTGCGCGCCACGCTGCCCCGGCTGCGGTACGACCAGCTCATGCGCTTCGGCTGGAAGCTGGTGCTGCCGGTCGCCCTGGCGAACACCATGCTCACGGCCGCGTTCCTCGCGTACCGGGGCAACGGCGGCCTGTGGTTCCTGGCGATCCTCAGTCTGGCGGGTCTGGTCGCGCTGCTGATCATGAGTGACCGCGTGCGGCCGCTGTGGAACACGCCCACCGTCCGACGCGAGGAAGACGCCGTGCGGCCCACTCCCCGACCGGTGGGGGGGGACTGATGGGCGCCGTGCGGATCATCAAAGGAGCTGGATATGGGCGTTCTTGAAATTGCCAAGGGGATGGGCCTGACGCTGGGCAAGATGTTCCAGAAGCCCATCACGGTCAGTTACCCCGAGCAGCGGGCCACGCTGCAGCCGCGCTTCCGTGGACGCCACATCCTCACGCGGCATCCCGGCACGAATCTCGAGAAGTGCATCGGGTGCAGCCTGTGCGCGGCCGCGTGCCCGGCGTACGCGATCTACGTGGAGGCCGCCGAGAACGATCCGGCGAACCCCACGAGTCCTGGGGAGCGCTACGCGAAGGTGTACGAGATCAACATGCTGCGCTGCATCTTCTGCGGCATGTGCGAGGAAGCCTGCCCGACCGGCGCCGTGGTGATGGGCAACGAGTTCGAGATGGCCGACTACCGCTACGGCGACTTCGTGTACGGCAAGGAGGACATGCTGGTCGGCATGCAGGGCAGCCTGCCGCAGCGCCGCGAGGCCGCCCGCACTGGCAAACCCGTGCGGCTGGGCTTCCAGGTCGAGGGTGGCGTGCGCGCCGAACTGGAGGGGGTGACGTACCCGAAATGAGGACTGCAGACGGCAAGAGGGGTGCTGACCTTGTGACCGCTGGTATCGGAGGCCGCGCATGATGATCGCGTTCGTTCTTCTGGGCGCGCTGGCCATCGCGGGCGGCGTGACCACCATCGCGGCCCGGAACGCGGTGCATGCCGCCCTCGGGCTGGTCGGCACGCTGCTGTGCGTGGGCGGGCTGTTCGCCACCATGAGCGCGTCGTTCCTGGCGGCCACGCAGGTCATCGTGTACGCCGGAGCGATCATGGTGCTGTTCCTGTTCGTGATCATGCTGCTGAACGCGAACTCCCCGATCACCAGCGCCGACCCGATTCCATACGTGCGCGAACTCGCCGGGATCGGCGGCACGGTGCTGGCGGGGGCCTTCGTGGTGCTGGCCTTCACGTACAAAGATCCCCAGCCGCTCGCCGTGGGCGTGAAGGGCGTGGGGGACGGCACGGCGCTGGTCATGGGAGAGACGCTCCTGACCCGCTTCCTGCTGCCCTTCGAGGCCGTGAGCATCCTGCTGCTGGTCGCCATCGTGGGCGCAGTCGCGCTGGTGCAGCGCCCGGCGGCCGAGCCGGACGGCGTGGACGACACCGAGGAAGTCCTGTTGCCGTCCGTCCCGGCCACGGTGTCGCGCCTGCCCGAGCGGGAGGTGCGTGCCTGATGGTGCCGACCGCCTCGTACGTGGCCCTGTCCGGCATCCTGTTCGCGCTGGGCATGATCGGCGTACTGACCCGCCGCACGGCCATCATGATCTTCCTGTCGGTGGAACTGATGCTGAACGCCGCGAACATCGCCCTGGTGGCGTTTGCCCGCGCGTGGGGCGACCCGACCGGACAGACCGCCGTGTTCATCGTGATGACCCTGGCCGCCGCCGAGGTGGCGATCGGCCTGGCGATCATTGTCGCCATCTTCCGCAAACGCGAGACGACCAACGTGGACGATCTCGCGGGCATGAAAGGCTGAGTGCTCAGAGTGCCCCTTTACCTGTTACCGCTGCTGCCGCTGCTGGGCTTCGCCCTGCTGATCTGCTCGCCCCGCCTCTTCCCCGGCCGCACCGGCGGCTGGCTGGGCAGTGGCATGGTGCTGCTCAGCTTCCTGATCGCCGTCAGCCGCTACTTTGGCCTGACCGACGCGCCGCAGCACGAGACGCTGTGGACGTGGCTGCCGAACATGGCCCTCGGTGACGGGAACGTCACCGCAAACCTCACGGTGGGCTTCACCTGGGACCAGCTCTCCGCGCTGATGACCCTGATCATCACCGGCGTGGGGTTTCTGATCCACGTCTATTCCGTGTCGTATATGGGCCACGATCCCAAGTTCACGCGCTTCTTCGCGTTCCTGAACTTCTTCGTGGCGATGATGCTGATCCTGGTGCTTGCCGACTCGTACCCGCTGATGTTCGTCGGCTGGGAGGGTGTGGGCACCGCGTCGTTCCTGCTGATCGGCTTCTGGTTCGCCGGGCGCGGTGACGCGAAGGATCAGGCGTCGTTCGAAGCCACCAATGCCGAGGGCACCAGCAACAGCAATGCGGCCCGCAAGGCCTTCATCATGAACCGCATCGGCGACCTGGGCTTCATGCTGGGTATGTTCCTGCTGTTCAAGACCTTCGGCACGCTGAACATCCCGCAGCTGGCCGAACGCATCGGCAGCGTGAAGTTCGACCAGCCCACGCTGGAACTCGCGTGTCTGTTCCTGCTTGTCGGCGCGGTCGGTAAGTCCGGCCAGCTGCCGCTCACGACCTGGCTGCCGGACGCCATGGCCGGCCCCACGCCCGTCTCCGCGCTGATCCACGCGGCGACCATGGTCACGGCGGGCGTCTACCTCGTGGCCCGCAGCCACTTCCTGTACGACCTCGCGCCCACGGCGTCCCTGTGGGTCGCGTGGGTGGGCGGCCTGACCGCCCTGTACGGCGCGCTGTGTGCCCTGAACCAGTACGACATCAAGAAGATCCTCGCGTACTCCACCGTGTCGCAGCTGGGCTACATGTTCATGGCCGTCGGCCTGCACGCGTACACCGCTGGCGTGTTCCACCTGCTCACGCACGCGTTCTTCAAGGCGCTGCTGTTCCTCGCCGCCGGGGCCGTCATCCATGCCGTGCACGAGGAGCAGGACGTGCGGCAGATGGGCGGCCTGCGAAAGTTCATGCCCTTCACGCACATCGTCTCCCTGATGGGCGTCCTGGCGATCTGCGGCATTCCCATCTGGAGCGGGTTCTTCTCCAAGGACGCCATCCTGGCCGCCGCGTACGGGCAGAACATCGGCCTGTACGTCATTGGCCTGGGCGTGGCGCTGCTGACCGCGTTCTACATGGGCCGCTGGTATTTCCTGGTGTGGCAGGGCGAGTACCGTGGACACGCCCACCCGCACGAGGCCGACGCGATCATCACCGCGCCGCTCGGCATCCTGGCCGCGCTCGCCACGCTGGGCGGCTTCTTGAACGTTCCCGCCTTCCTGGGCGGTGGGCACGCCTTCGACGGGTTCCTGGGCAAGGTCGTGCCGCCCCTCGAACATGAGCTCGCGTCCTCCACCGAACTGCTGCTGACCGTCCTGGCGGTTGCGGCTGGGGTGCTGGGCCTGCTGTGGGCCTACACCTCGTTCCGGCGCGACACGCTCACGAACGGGCCGCTGGGCCGGACGAGCACCAACGCGCTGTACCTCGACACCGTGTACGACAACCTGATCAGCGCGCCCAGCCGCACCATCTCCGGCGCGCTCGACATTGCGGATCGCAGCACCGACGGTCTGATCAACGGCATTGCGGGCAACGCCGCCGCGCCGGGCGGGCTGTTCACGCTGTGGCAGAGCGGCTTCGTGCGGGCTTACGCGGTCAGCATGCTGCTCGGCACGGCCGCGATCATCGGGTACTGGGCGCTCAAGACCATCGGAGGTGGCCTGTGAGCCGCGACCTTATCCGGCTGCTGCCCACATTCATGATCTTCCTGCCCATGTTCGGCAGCCTGATCCTGCTGGTCACGCCGAAACGCTGGCGCGACGAAATGGCGGGCCTCCTCTCGGCCCTCACGCTGGGCTTCGGCTTCATGATCTGGCGCGCCGGGGGCAGCGGCCCGCTGGACGTGAACTGGGTGCCAGCCCTGGGAATCACGTACTCCACAGAACTGTCCGGCGTGAGCCTCGCGCTGGCGATGGTCACGGCGTTCATGTCGTTCATCGCGGTGCTGTACGCGGCGCGGCGCATTCCGAACCCCGGCACCATGCTCTCTCTGATCCTGGCGATGGAAACGGGCCTGATCGGCATCTTCGCCGCGCGGGATCTGGTGCTGTTCTACGTGTTCTTCGAGGACGCGCTGCTGCCCTCGCTGCTGATGCTCGCCATCTACGGCAAGCAGGGCCGCATGCGTGCCCTGGTGAAGTTCGCGGCGTACACGCTATTCGGCTCGCTGCTGATGCTGGTCTCGATCATCGGCATCAAGTACCTGGGCGGCAGTCCCACCTTCGCGCTCGCCGACCTGAGAACGCACGTCCTGCCCGCCGGGAGCACCCAGACGTGGCTGTACGTGGCGTTCCTGACCGCCATGGCCGTGAAGCTGCCGCTGTGGCCGCTGCACGCGTGGCTGCCGGATTTCCACGAGCAGAACCACGACAGCGGCATCCCGGACGTCATGGGCACGCTGTACAAGGTCGGCGGATACGGGGTGTTCACCTTCGGGATCACCCTGTTCCCGGATGCCAGCCTGGAGCTGCGCCCGATTCTGATGGGCCTCGCGGCCTTCACGGCGCTGTACGCCGCGTGGATCGCGTTCCACCAACAGGACTGGAAACGCCTGCTCGCCTACGCGGGGCTCTCGCACATGGGCTTCGTCGCGCTGGGCGTATTCTCCCTGAACGAGACGGCCGTGATCGGCGCGATGTACCTGCTCGCCTTCCAGAACCTGTACACCGGCGCGCTGTTCCTCGCAGTCGGGATGGTGCAGGAACGCACCGGCAGCATTCAGGTGCGCGTGGGCGGCGTGATGACCCAGGCGGGCGCCCTGGGCGGCCTCACGCTGGCCCTGTGGCTGGCCTCGATCGCGGTGCCCGGTATGGCGGGCTTCGTCGGTGAGTTCTCGATCCTGCTCGGCGCGTACCAGGTGTACCCGTGGCTGGCGTTCCTGGCCGGGATCACCACCATTGCTGCCGCCGCGTATGCCCTCACGGCCTTCCAGCACACCTTCTGGCAGGCGCGGCCGCCCGGCGGGATACCCGTCCGCGACCTCGTGCATACCGAGTGGCTGATCCTAGCCCTGCCGCTGGGCATCGCGATCTTCTTCGGCGTGTATTCCGCGCCCGCCCTGAACCTGATGCAACCCGCCGTGAAAGCCGTGCTCACCGCACTCGGGGGACAATAAGATGCTGAATAACTTCCAAGTGAAGCCGGTGTTCTGCCGGCGGTCACCCGAGCGGATGCGCGAAGGAACGACAGACGGACTCCGGGAAGTGGAGGGCCGCCCTGAACTGTCCAGGGTGGAACGGAACTGGACGGAGTTCGGATGCTGAGCACCCCCACCGGAACCGACGTGTACGCCATGGGCGCGCTGTTCCCGATCCTGGCCGTGCTGCTCGGCGCGCTCCTCAGCACCCTGCTGGGCTTCTGGGTCAGCCGCCGCGCCCTGACGTACATGAACATCGGCTGGCTGCTGATCTCCGGCGTCTGGATGATGACGCTGTGGAATCAGGGCCGGCAGGCCTTCACGCACGCCGTGGCCCTGTCCGACGGCCAACCGCTGATCACCGCGTCCCTCCAGGCCGACAACCCGGCCCTGCTGCTTGGCCTGGTCATCCTGGTCGGCAGCGTGATGACGCTGCTCGTGTCGCTTGACACCGCGTGGCGCGCGCGCATCTCCTTCCCAGAATTCGACGCCATGCTGATGTACGCCGTGACGGGCGCGCTGCTGATGGCCTTCAGCGGCGACCTGATCGTGCTGTTGATCGGTCTGGAAATCATGAGCCTGTCCGGGTACGTGCTGGCCACCCTGCAGGACTCGCGCCGCGCCGAGGAATCCGGCCTGAAGTACTTCCTGTTGGGCGCGGTTGGCAGCGCCATCCTGATCTACGGGATCGCGTTCGTGTACGGCGCGACCGGCAGCCTGAACTTCGCTGAGATCAGCCTGCGGGTCGGCTCGGTTAGCGGCCTGCTGCCGCAGAACACCGGCATCCTGGTCGGCGGGGCGCTGCTGGTGCTGATCGGCTTCGCGTTCAAGATCGCGCTCGTGCCCTTCCACCAGTGGACGCCGGACGTGTACTCCGGGGCGCCCACCAGCATCAGCCTGTTCCTGAGCACGGTCGTGAAGGTCGCCGTGTTCGCGGGCATGCTGCGCGTGTTCTCCGGCGCGCTGGCCGACGCGCCCGGCTGGGCCAGCGTGCTCCAGATCCTGACCGCCGCCACCCTGATCATCGGGAACAGCGCCGCCCTGCTGCAACGCAACTTCAAGCGCATGCTGGCGTACTCCGCTGTTGCGCACACCGGGTTCCTGGCCATGGCGCTGCTAGGCACGCCAGCCACGGGCGGCGCGGCCCTCACGTACTACCTGCTGGTGTACACCCTGATGACCGCCGCCGCGCTTGCCATCGTCGCCGCCTTGCAGCGCAGCGAGGTCGGCATGGAGATCTCGGATCTGCGCGGGCTGTTCTATCGCCACCCCGCCTACGCGGTCGCGCTGGCCATCTGCCTCGCGTCCCTGGCGGGGTTGCCGCCCTTCGCCGGCTTCTTCGGCAAGTACCTCGCCTTCCAGGCGGCCTTCCAGAACGGCTACGTGTGGCTCAGCGTGCTGGCCGCCGTGACCAGCGTGGCCGCGCTGATCTACTACCTGCGCCCCGGCATGCTGATGTTCATGCCGGACCGCACCCCCAGCCGCGAATACGCGCACGGCCAGCGGCCCCCCACCACCCTTGCCGTCGTGCTGGGCGTGGCCGGCGTGACCCTCCTGGGCCTGCTCCCGAACGTGTGGTACGGCTGGGTCAGCAACCCCGCCATCTGGCAACTGCTCGCCGGACGGTAGCCAAACGGGCAGACGACAGGCAGGAGCCCTTGCTCCTGCCTGCATCCATGTCGTCGTCTTGTCAGCGCTTTACGCTACTTGCGGTCTTCCAGCGCCTCGCGCAGCCAAGACTGGAATTCCGGCAGTGCCCGGTCGAACTGCAGGGCGATGATCTCCGGCACCTCGTACGGGTGCAGGGACTTGATGCGCGCCTCAAGTTCCGGATAGCGTTCTCCGCTGGTCTTGATCAGCAGCAGCGTTTCCGGATCCTCGGCGATCTCGCCCTGCCAGCGGTACACGCTCTGTACGCCGCCGATCACGTTCACGCAGCCGGCGAGGTGCTCGGCAACCAGGGTGCGGGCCAGGTCATGGGCGCGCTCCGGGGGAATAGTGACCATCACGACCAGGGACATGAGTGCAGGATACCCTTCCAGATGGGCGACTCTGTGCGTCCGTTTCGGCCGGAACTCACGAAGCGCTTAGGCAACGCTGGAGTGCCGCGGGGGAATGTTAGGCTGCGCTCATGCGGACGGTCGTCCTGATTGTGGTGCTGGTGCTGCTCGCGCTGTTTGCGCTGCTGAACACCAATTCCCTCATGTTCCCCCACACCATCAGCCTGGGCTTCGTGACGTACACGAAGGTGCCCATGGGGCTGCTCCTGTTGATCCTGGGAACGCTACTGACCCTGGTCTTCTATTTCTGGGCGGGTATTTCGGGCCTGCGGGCCCAGGCCGACAGCGCCCGTCTGCTGCGCGACATGGAGCAGCTGCGCGTCAGCCTGGACAGCAAGGAAGGCAGCCGCTTCGCCTTGCTGCAGACGCACATCGACGAGCGTCTGAATGCCCTGCCGGCCGCGTCCGGCACGAGCGAGCTGAGCGCCGTGAATGCCCGCATCGACGCGCTCCAGCGAGATGTGAACCTGCAACTTGCGCAGCTCGACGATTACCTGAAGGGCAAACTCGGGTGAGCCCCGGCCCGGAAGCTGGACGCGGTGCAACCCGCAGCCCAGAAGCCCGCTTAGAATGCACCGGTAGAGTGAAGCCGGGAGGACTGACATGGCCCTAGATCGTTTTTTCCGTCGCCGCCGCCCGCAGCAGAAGGGTGAGGGCACGGACATGCCGGACCTGTGGACACAGTGTCCCAACTGCAAGGAAGGGCTGTACAACCGTGACCTGGAGGCGAACGCGTTCGTGTGCCCCAAGTGCGGCTTTCACATGCGCGTGGACGCTGGCAACCGCGTGACCCTGCTAATTGACGACGGCAGCTGGACGCAGCTGTCCGGGCCGGTGCGTCCGGTCGACCGGCTGGGCTTCGTGGACACAGAGGCCTACACCGCGCGGCTGGAACGCGCGCAGCGCAAGGCCGGGCGGCCCGACGCGATCCTGACCGGACACGGCACGCTGGAAGGTCTGCCCATCACGCTGGCGGTCATGGACTTCGCGTTCTCCGGCGGCAGCATGGGCAGCGTGGTCGGCGAGGAGATCGCCCGCGCGGCCGAGCACGCCGCGTGGCATGGCACGCCCCTGATCATCGTGACCGCCAGCGGCGGGGCCAGGATGCAGGAAAGCGCGCTGTCCCTGATGCAGATGGCCAAGACCACGGTGGCGCTGGAGGGCCTGAGTGCCCGTGGCCTGCCCTACGTGAGCCTGCTGACGGATCCGACGACCGGCGGCGTGACCGCCAGTTTCGCCACCATCGCGGACGTGATCGTGGCCGAGCCTGGCGCCTTGATCGGCTTCGCGGGCCCGCGCGTGATCCAGCAGACCATCCGCCAGAATCTTCCCGAGGGCTTCCAGCGTGCCGAGTTCCTGCTGGAGCACGGCATGGTGGATGCCGTCGTGGATCGCCGCGAGCACCGCACGTACCTGGCCTCCCTGCTCGGCCTGCTCACCCACCGTGAGGCCAGCGCGTGACCCTGAACCCGGACGCCCTGATTCCCGATACCCTGAAGGAGCTGGAGGCGCGGGTGCGTGACCTGGAGGGCACCGCGCAGAAGACCGGGCAGAACCTCGACGCGGCGCTGCACCCCCTGCGTGCCGAGGTGCAGCGCCTGCGCGACCTGCGCCCACCGCCCACCCGCTGGGAACGGGTACAGCTGGCCCGCGCGCCCGGTCGTCCCACGGCCCTGGATTACGTGGAACGGCTGTGCACCGAGTTCCATGAACTGCACGGCGACCGCCGCTTCGGCGACGATCCCGCGCTGATCGGCGGTCCCGCCCGCTGGCAGGGAATTCCCGTCATGCTGCTGCTCCAGGAAAAGGGCCGGCAGACGAAAAGCAAGATCCGCCGTCGCTTCGGCAGCGCCAACCCCGAGGGCTTCCGCAAGGCCGTGCGCCTGATGGATCTGGCCGAGAAGTTCAAGTTGCCGGTGGTCGCGCTGGTCGACACGCAGGGCGCCTATCCGGGTCTGGAAGCCGAGGAGCGCGGCCAGGGCTGGGCCATCGCGGAGA of the Deinococcus sp. KSM4-11 genome contains:
- the nuoH gene encoding NADH-quinone oxidoreductase subunit NuoH, yielding MPDWLAAALITLLKAVLVIFALLTTFAYMTLVERRLLARMQLRPGPNRVGPLGLLQPLADAIKSIFKEDVSVTLADKLVYTLAPIVAIAMALSAFGGLPAGPANSLFGEDPWVYNLNTGVLALLALTSMGVYGIFLGGWASGSKYPILGGLRSSAQMISYELGMGLSLLGLLMLVGTTSFQGIVIWQATHGWLILFQSLGFALFLISSFAETNRTPFDLPEAEQEIVAGYLTEYSAIKWALFQMAEYVNMITASAVMSTLFFGGWKGPQFLNGIIPGISDWPIIWLVVKIAFFLFTFIWVRATLPRLRYDQLMRFGWKLVLPVALANTMLTAAFLAYRGNGGLWFLAILSLAGLVALLIMSDRVRPLWNTPTVRREEDAVRPTPRPVGGD
- the nuoI gene encoding NADH-quinone oxidoreductase subunit NuoI, with the protein product MGVLEIAKGMGLTLGKMFQKPITVSYPEQRATLQPRFRGRHILTRHPGTNLEKCIGCSLCAAACPAYAIYVEAAENDPANPTSPGERYAKVYEINMLRCIFCGMCEEACPTGAVVMGNEFEMADYRYGDFVYGKEDMLVGMQGSLPQRREAARTGKPVRLGFQVEGGVRAELEGVTYPK
- a CDS encoding NADH-quinone oxidoreductase subunit J, which translates into the protein MMIAFVLLGALAIAGGVTTIAARNAVHAALGLVGTLLCVGGLFATMSASFLAATQVIVYAGAIMVLFLFVIMLLNANSPITSADPIPYVRELAGIGGTVLAGAFVVLAFTYKDPQPLAVGVKGVGDGTALVMGETLLTRFLLPFEAVSILLLVAIVGAVALVQRPAAEPDGVDDTEEVLLPSVPATVSRLPEREVRA
- the nuoK gene encoding NADH-quinone oxidoreductase subunit NuoK; this translates as MVPTASYVALSGILFALGMIGVLTRRTAIMIFLSVELMLNAANIALVAFARAWGDPTGQTAVFIVMTLAAAEVAIGLAIIVAIFRKRETTNVDDLAGMKG
- the nuoL gene encoding NADH-quinone oxidoreductase subunit L — its product is MPLYLLPLLPLLGFALLICSPRLFPGRTGGWLGSGMVLLSFLIAVSRYFGLTDAPQHETLWTWLPNMALGDGNVTANLTVGFTWDQLSALMTLIITGVGFLIHVYSVSYMGHDPKFTRFFAFLNFFVAMMLILVLADSYPLMFVGWEGVGTASFLLIGFWFAGRGDAKDQASFEATNAEGTSNSNAARKAFIMNRIGDLGFMLGMFLLFKTFGTLNIPQLAERIGSVKFDQPTLELACLFLLVGAVGKSGQLPLTTWLPDAMAGPTPVSALIHAATMVTAGVYLVARSHFLYDLAPTASLWVAWVGGLTALYGALCALNQYDIKKILAYSTVSQLGYMFMAVGLHAYTAGVFHLLTHAFFKALLFLAAGAVIHAVHEEQDVRQMGGLRKFMPFTHIVSLMGVLAICGIPIWSGFFSKDAILAAAYGQNIGLYVIGLGVALLTAFYMGRWYFLVWQGEYRGHAHPHEADAIITAPLGILAALATLGGFLNVPAFLGGGHAFDGFLGKVVPPLEHELASSTELLLTVLAVAAGVLGLLWAYTSFRRDTLTNGPLGRTSTNALYLDTVYDNLISAPSRTISGALDIADRSTDGLINGIAGNAAAPGGLFTLWQSGFVRAYAVSMLLGTAAIIGYWALKTIGGGL
- a CDS encoding NADH-quinone oxidoreductase subunit M: MIFLPMFGSLILLVTPKRWRDEMAGLLSALTLGFGFMIWRAGGSGPLDVNWVPALGITYSTELSGVSLALAMVTAFMSFIAVLYAARRIPNPGTMLSLILAMETGLIGIFAARDLVLFYVFFEDALLPSLLMLAIYGKQGRMRALVKFAAYTLFGSLLMLVSIIGIKYLGGSPTFALADLRTHVLPAGSTQTWLYVAFLTAMAVKLPLWPLHAWLPDFHEQNHDSGIPDVMGTLYKVGGYGVFTFGITLFPDASLELRPILMGLAAFTALYAAWIAFHQQDWKRLLAYAGLSHMGFVALGVFSLNETAVIGAMYLLAFQNLYTGALFLAVGMVQERTGSIQVRVGGVMTQAGALGGLTLALWLASIAVPGMAGFVGEFSILLGAYQVYPWLAFLAGITTIAAAAYALTAFQHTFWQARPPGGIPVRDLVHTEWLILALPLGIAIFFGVYSAPALNLMQPAVKAVLTALGGQ
- a CDS encoding NADH-quinone oxidoreductase subunit N; this encodes MLSTPTGTDVYAMGALFPILAVLLGALLSTLLGFWVSRRALTYMNIGWLLISGVWMMTLWNQGRQAFTHAVALSDGQPLITASLQADNPALLLGLVILVGSVMTLLVSLDTAWRARISFPEFDAMLMYAVTGALLMAFSGDLIVLLIGLEIMSLSGYVLATLQDSRRAEESGLKYFLLGAVGSAILIYGIAFVYGATGSLNFAEISLRVGSVSGLLPQNTGILVGGALLVLIGFAFKIALVPFHQWTPDVYSGAPTSISLFLSTVVKVAVFAGMLRVFSGALADAPGWASVLQILTAATLIIGNSAALLQRNFKRMLAYSAVAHTGFLAMALLGTPATGGAALTYYLLVYTLMTAAALAIVAALQRSEVGMEISDLRGLFYRHPAYAVALAICLASLAGLPPFAGFFGKYLAFQAAFQNGYVWLSVLAAVTSVAALIYYLRPGMLMFMPDRTPSREYAHGQRPPTTLAVVLGVAGVTLLGLLPNVWYGWVSNPAIWQLLAGR
- the cutA gene encoding divalent-cation tolerance protein CutA, yielding MSLVVMVTIPPERAHDLARTLVAEHLAGCVNVIGGVQSVYRWQGEIAEDPETLLLIKTSGERYPELEARIKSLHPYEVPEIIALQFDRALPEFQSWLREALEDRK
- a CDS encoding LapA family protein, with protein sequence MRTVVLIVVLVLLALFALLNTNSLMFPHTISLGFVTYTKVPMGLLLLILGTLLTLVFYFWAGISGLRAQADSARLLRDMEQLRVSLDSKEGSRFALLQTHIDERLNALPAASGTSELSAVNARIDALQRDVNLQLAQLDDYLKGKLG
- the accD gene encoding acetyl-CoA carboxylase, carboxyltransferase subunit beta, with translation MALDRFFRRRRPQQKGEGTDMPDLWTQCPNCKEGLYNRDLEANAFVCPKCGFHMRVDAGNRVTLLIDDGSWTQLSGPVRPVDRLGFVDTEAYTARLERAQRKAGRPDAILTGHGTLEGLPITLAVMDFAFSGGSMGSVVGEEIARAAEHAAWHGTPLIIVTASGGARMQESALSLMQMAKTTVALEGLSARGLPYVSLLTDPTTGGVTASFATIADVIVAEPGALIGFAGPRVIQQTIRQNLPEGFQRAEFLLEHGMVDAVVDRREHRTYLASLLGLLTHREASA
- a CDS encoding acetyl-CoA carboxylase carboxyltransferase subunit alpha, translating into MTLNPDALIPDTLKELEARVRDLEGTAQKTGQNLDAALHPLRAEVQRLRDLRPPPTRWERVQLARAPGRPTALDYVERLCTEFHELHGDRRFGDDPALIGGPARWQGIPVMLLLQEKGRQTKSKIRRRFGSANPEGFRKAVRLMDLAEKFKLPVVALVDTQGAYPGLEAEERGQGWAIAESIRRMLSLRVPAVCVVIGEGGSGGALAVAVGNRVLIQENAWYSVISPEGAASIIWKDAAQAPLAAEALKLTAPDLLDLGIVEEIIPEPTGGAHLDADAAAIPVGEAVTRHLRELMALGPDELRQQRGERFRHLGAFTES